In Aristaeella hokkaidonensis, the following are encoded in one genomic region:
- a CDS encoding DUF6077 domain-containing protein: MREAVLPFLGYAILQLIVIVAGLNIIGEKEIRWTGLLKSWITGQMLLFAALQVLAVSMILLRWEFSVLFWTFCGVVIVLFGLGIRKIKRIKLTIHKLSPIALVFLVASILLILSQAGIYFFGMHLDEDDARWLAEANDAIETGDMMTRSYHTGELLGKFAEMRDVVSPWPMLFAILSRVLFTRVSIVAHTIYPTVEIILVYGIYYLIASELLQKSEARLTFVLFAALIQYFYGGSVYTQGTFSLIRIWQGKASVAAVIIPLLFYFFISVNKKNRTRDWIYIALVGLAGCLMSGMGISITLILIGVYGVYNILAYQNWKRIPFFIVSVIPSLAFALTYYCLKG, encoded by the coding sequence ATGAGAGAAGCTGTTTTGCCATTTCTGGGGTATGCAATTCTGCAATTGATCGTGATTGTTGCGGGGTTGAATATCATCGGAGAAAAAGAAATAAGATGGACGGGACTCCTGAAATCATGGATAACGGGACAGATGCTGCTTTTTGCGGCTCTTCAGGTACTTGCTGTATCAATGATTCTGCTTCGTTGGGAATTCAGTGTTCTGTTCTGGACGTTCTGCGGTGTTGTTATTGTTCTCTTCGGACTAGGAATCAGAAAAATCAAAAGAATTAAACTGACTATACACAAATTATCCCCGATTGCTCTCGTTTTTCTTGTGGCTTCCATACTTCTTATTCTGTCGCAGGCGGGTATCTATTTCTTTGGGATGCACTTGGATGAAGATGATGCCCGATGGCTGGCCGAAGCGAATGATGCGATAGAAACCGGTGATATGATGACGAGAAGTTATCATACAGGTGAATTGCTCGGAAAATTTGCTGAAATGCGGGACGTGGTATCCCCCTGGCCGATGCTGTTTGCAATACTGTCACGTGTTCTTTTTACCCGTGTCTCCATTGTTGCACATACTATTTATCCAACGGTAGAGATTATTCTGGTATATGGAATTTATTATCTGATAGCCTCAGAACTACTGCAAAAATCAGAAGCCCGACTGACTTTTGTTCTGTTTGCGGCGCTGATCCAATATTTTTACGGTGGTTCGGTATACACACAGGGAACATTCTCTCTGATACGGATCTGGCAGGGAAAAGCATCTGTTGCGGCGGTTATTATCCCCTTGCTGTTCTATTTCTTTATCAGTGTTAACAAAAAGAACAGAACACGGGACTGGATATACATTGCACTGGTTGGACTGGCAGGCTGTCTAATGTCCGGTATGGGGATCAGTATTACACTGATTCTGATCGGAGTGTATGGAGTGTATAATATTCTGGCATATCAAAACTGGAAGCGGATTCCTTTCTTTATTGTATCAGTGATCCCATCGCTTGCTTTCGCATTGACTTACTATTGTCTTAAGGGGTGA
- a CDS encoding BCCT family transporter: MNQRPKTADKSRIDWLITLVPFILIMGLAAYLFIFPEQANGVISQVRFFFGDTLGSYYLIIGIGVLIISVFLSFSKYGDIVLGEPNEKPKYNFFTWGSMMFTCGLAADILFYSFAEWVMYATNPHIAEMGGSITEWAGVFPLFHWSFIPWSFYLVLAVAFGFMLHCRKRDKQRYSEACMPVIGEKHAHGLLGRVIDLFALFALLAGTATTFSVATPLMAEIIVTLFGVTISRTAVTIIILLITCAVYTYAVLHGFKGISFLAKLCIYLFFGLQIVFLLIGGQGRFIIENGVESLGKMVQNFIGLSTYVDPGRTNNFPQDWTIYYWAYWMVWCIAAPFFIGNISRGRTVKQTIMGGYVFGVGSTISSFIVLGNHSLGLQVAGAQDFIAQYQANGDLYELIMNIIRTMPGSDIILIWILLCMIAFYATSFDSIAYTAACYSYKKLEGKEKPHTLIILLWCVLLIVLPIALVFSESSMNNIQSVSIISAFPIGIIMILMIWSFIRDAKKYMKEKSLLKE, from the coding sequence ATGAACCAAAGACCCAAGACGGCAGACAAAAGCAGAATAGACTGGTTGATAACCCTGGTACCCTTTATCCTGATCATGGGGCTTGCAGCTTATCTTTTTATCTTCCCGGAGCAGGCAAACGGAGTGATCAGCCAGGTGCGTTTTTTCTTCGGAGACACGCTGGGAAGCTATTACCTGATCATCGGAATCGGTGTTCTGATTATTTCTGTTTTCCTGTCTTTTTCCAAATACGGTGATATCGTACTCGGTGAACCTAATGAGAAGCCGAAGTATAATTTCTTTACATGGGGTTCGATGATGTTCACCTGCGGCCTGGCGGCAGATATCCTGTTTTATTCCTTTGCCGAGTGGGTCATGTATGCCACGAATCCGCATATTGCCGAGATGGGCGGATCAATCACGGAATGGGCGGGCGTGTTTCCGCTGTTCCACTGGAGTTTTATCCCCTGGTCTTTCTATCTTGTGCTTGCTGTAGCTTTCGGATTTATGCTGCATTGCCGGAAACGGGACAAGCAGCGTTATTCTGAAGCCTGTATGCCGGTGATCGGTGAAAAGCATGCGCATGGGCTGCTTGGCCGTGTGATTGACCTGTTTGCTTTGTTTGCCCTGCTTGCCGGAACAGCAACCACTTTTTCCGTGGCTACACCCCTGATGGCAGAAATTATTGTGACGCTTTTTGGTGTTACGATTTCCCGTACGGCGGTCACCATCATTATCCTGCTGATTACCTGTGCTGTTTACACTTATGCAGTTTTGCACGGCTTCAAGGGAATCAGCTTCCTGGCCAAGCTTTGTATCTATCTGTTCTTCGGTTTGCAGATTGTTTTCCTCCTGATTGGCGGACAGGGCCGGTTCATTATTGAAAACGGTGTTGAATCCCTGGGCAAGATGGTTCAGAACTTTATCGGACTGAGCACCTACGTGGATCCGGGCAGGACTAACAACTTCCCGCAGGACTGGACAATTTACTACTGGGCATACTGGATGGTATGGTGCATTGCGGCTCCGTTCTTTATCGGCAACATTTCCAGGGGCAGAACCGTAAAGCAGACGATCATGGGAGGATATGTCTTCGGCGTTGGAAGTACCATCAGTTCCTTTATTGTCCTTGGAAACCACAGCCTGGGACTTCAGGTGGCGGGCGCGCAGGATTTTATTGCCCAGTATCAGGCTAACGGTGATCTGTATGAACTGATAATGAATATTATCCGGACCATGCCGGGAAGCGATATCATACTTATCTGGATCCTGCTCTGTATGATTGCCTTCTATGCGACGAGCTTTGATTCAATTGCCTACACAGCGGCATGCTACAGCTACAAGAAGCTGGAGGGAAAGGAAAAACCCCATACGCTGATTATCCTGCTGTGGTGTGTGCTGCTGATTGTGCTGCCGATTGCACTGGTGTTCTCGGAAAGCTCCATGAACAATATACAGAGCGTCAGCATTATCAGCGCGTTCCCGATCGGGATTATTATGATCCTGATGATCTGGAGCTTTATCAGGGACGCGAAGAAATACATGAAGGAGAAAAGCCTGTTGAAGGAATAA
- the rfbD gene encoding dTDP-4-dehydrorhamnose reductase yields MKIFVTGVGGQLGHDVMNALVLKGHEGIGSDIQLVYSGVNDGSAVTKAQYVQLDITDREAVEKVMTEIKPDAVIHCAAWTNVDGAEDPANQPIVHRINAEGTQNIAEAAKAIDAKMLYISTDYVFDGQGERPWEPDDKCYAPLNVYGQSKLDGELAVSGILKKFFIVRIAWVFGLNGKNFIKTMINVGKTHPQVRVVDDQIGTPTYTRDLARLLVDMIETEKYGYYHATNAESKSGEYISWADLAEEAYHAAGMDVKVGRVSTAEYGLSVAARPFNSRLDKSKLEKAGFMPLPDWRDAVARYVAEAGLKAE; encoded by the coding sequence ATGAAGATTTTTGTGACTGGCGTAGGTGGACAGCTCGGACATGATGTGATGAATGCGTTAGTATTGAAAGGACACGAAGGGATCGGATCTGATATCCAGCTGGTCTACAGCGGTGTGAATGACGGATCGGCTGTAACAAAGGCACAGTATGTTCAGCTGGATATTACGGATCGGGAAGCAGTAGAAAAGGTAATGACGGAAATCAAACCGGATGCTGTGATTCATTGCGCGGCATGGACAAATGTGGATGGAGCAGAAGATCCTGCAAATCAGCCGATTGTCCACAGGATTAATGCTGAAGGTACGCAGAATATTGCAGAGGCGGCTAAAGCCATTGACGCAAAGATGCTCTATATCTCGACTGATTATGTGTTTGACGGCCAGGGGGAGCGCCCGTGGGAACCGGATGACAAGTGTTATGCACCGCTGAATGTCTATGGGCAGAGCAAACTGGACGGCGAACTGGCGGTTTCCGGTATTTTGAAAAAGTTCTTTATCGTCCGTATTGCCTGGGTCTTCGGACTGAATGGCAAGAACTTCATTAAGACGATGATTAATGTAGGCAAAACTCATCCACAGGTTCGTGTTGTGGACGATCAGATCGGTACGCCGACTTATACCAGGGATCTGGCCAGACTGTTGGTGGATATGATTGAAACGGAGAAGTATGGATATTACCATGCGACGAATGCTGAATCCAAGTCCGGAGAGTATATTTCCTGGGCCGATCTGGCAGAGGAAGCTTATCACGCAGCCGGTATGGACGTGAAGGTCGGCCGGGTCAGTACAGCAGAATACGGGCTGTCTGTGGCAGCCAGACCTTTCAATAGTCGGCTTGACAAGTCCAAGCTTGAGAAAGCAGGATTTATGCCGTTGCCGGACTGGCGGGATGCGGTAGCCAGATATGTGGCGGAGGCAGGATTGAAAGCAGAATAA
- a CDS encoding class I SAM-dependent methyltransferase, with the protein MKEIEKIGNVKLNKTFYSGTDTYSDGEIEDRLLDIVQKGGREDVLLDETDWALLYHLSPIRENLLEWYDFGKGKSLLEIGAGCGAVTGLFCRKLDRVVAVDLSLKRSTINATRNQEYDNLEIMIGNFQDIEITEKYDYVTLIGVLEYSIYYINSPDPFGDMLRKARSYLKPGGKLIIAIENKYGIKYWAGATEDHTGKPFDGIVGYDGVERVRTFSRDGLEKLMKEAGCTDIQFYYPLPDYKLPLEVYSEKWLPKHYPVSGNTPNYDRDRMDLFNEEKAMNELIAEGKFTQFANSFLVFCQ; encoded by the coding sequence TTGAAAGAGATTGAGAAGATCGGGAATGTCAAACTGAACAAGACATTTTACAGCGGGACTGATACCTACAGTGACGGGGAAATTGAGGACCGGCTGCTGGATATTGTTCAGAAGGGCGGACGCGAGGATGTGCTTTTGGATGAGACAGACTGGGCACTTCTGTATCATCTGTCTCCAATCCGGGAAAACCTGCTGGAGTGGTATGATTTCGGGAAAGGGAAAAGCCTGCTGGAAATCGGCGCCGGCTGCGGTGCGGTAACGGGGCTTTTCTGCCGCAAACTGGATCGTGTGGTTGCGGTGGATCTGTCGCTGAAACGTTCCACGATTAACGCGACCCGGAATCAGGAGTATGACAATCTGGAGATCATGATCGGCAATTTCCAGGATATTGAGATTACGGAAAAATATGATTATGTAACGCTGATCGGTGTGCTGGAGTATTCAATTTATTATATCAACAGTCCGGATCCTTTCGGGGATATGCTGCGAAAAGCCAGAAGCTACCTGAAGCCCGGCGGTAAGCTGATTATTGCGATTGAGAATAAATACGGAATCAAGTACTGGGCGGGAGCGACGGAAGATCACACCGGAAAACCCTTTGACGGGATTGTGGGTTATGACGGAGTGGAGCGGGTGAGAACCTTTTCCCGGGACGGGCTGGAAAAACTGATGAAGGAAGCCGGATGCACAGATATTCAGTTTTATTATCCACTGCCGGATTATAAGCTGCCGCTTGAAGTATACTCAGAAAAATGGCTGCCGAAGCATTATCCGGTTTCGGGGAACACGCCGAATTATGACCGGGACAGGATGGATCTGTTCAATGAGGAAAAAGCCATGAATGAACTGATTGCGGAAGGGAAGTTTACCCAGTTCGCAAACTCGTTTCTGGTATTTTGTCAGTAA
- a CDS encoding sulfatase-like hydrolase/transferase translates to MVFTLFGYGPAELYFSNQGSEEFWFAFSEILWPVVFIGLGVFIVVLGLLMVLPTKGYHYALATIMAVSVLMLVQTLFLPNNYGSLNGTQIDWNQYTGRLIYNTVIWLAVIAGAIFWAIRNWIGFRSWMRIAAVILLFIQAVILVITGVTNSGRKAEKEIENVYLTTNNLYTVSDNENTIVFVLDAFDSQIMCDLLEEYPEELTSIFKDFTFYHNTNGGATRTKYAIPYILTGKTNDTGGTYAEYLKESFQESPLFKELRTGKYNTGFFTEYGYVDRTQTDAIENLSSGGMHTTSEWGLSQSVLKMTAFKYMPHILKPFFWMYSFELAQWRGGSSEATAYKIDDIQFYQQLREKKLAFVSGKPAFRFIHLRGAHGPFTMDENMNSIPHEQGTEKQQALGSLRIVSEYIEQLKDQGVYDNTNIIILADHGDKGYVKPNYEQNPLLMIKMMHENKDFSVSDLSLSYLNISGMIAELLRNGFIRIEDYEVEGARYFYVGAESNNSYHLIEYASHGKAYDASSYYATGHDYEYQNNDITYNLGTILYFGEAGGSTAKRYFVKGFSYPESSYVWTSDNEVKLQFDLGLVEKDLALSFDYVAVSKKPQRVYIYAGDQLIASYIAQKAEKKDFIIPKESVKEGILNITFKLPDALSSLKAGTGIDGRITCLALKSILIDVSDYPFEEDKQLCIKNYSLGEEITFGSDGNMGEYAISGISNDHWTNSKNVTMKLYDVHADSDLEFVFSYRYINSGEQHVTVFANKEQIADYVATEPEEKILIIPKSIISNDVISIEINFPDATPGSKDKRERALWIKRVVIREAELLQ, encoded by the coding sequence ATGGTTTTTACTCTCTTCGGTTATGGACCAGCAGAGCTGTACTTTTCCAACCAAGGAAGTGAAGAGTTCTGGTTCGCATTCAGTGAAATATTGTGGCCGGTTGTGTTCATCGGCCTGGGAGTATTTATTGTTGTTTTAGGATTGCTGATGGTACTTCCAACAAAGGGCTACCATTATGCTTTGGCGACGATCATGGCAGTATCTGTGTTGATGCTTGTTCAGACACTTTTTCTGCCAAACAATTACGGGTCTCTGAATGGGACTCAAATAGACTGGAATCAGTATACGGGACGCCTGATCTATAATACAGTTATCTGGCTTGCAGTTATTGCCGGAGCGATTTTCTGGGCGATTCGAAACTGGATCGGGTTCAGGAGTTGGATGCGAATTGCTGCCGTAATCTTGCTGTTCATTCAAGCAGTCATATTAGTCATAACGGGAGTAACAAATTCTGGCAGGAAAGCGGAAAAAGAAATTGAAAATGTTTATTTAACGACAAACAATCTTTACACAGTATCAGATAATGAGAACACAATTGTCTTTGTTCTGGATGCATTTGATTCGCAAATTATGTGTGATCTTCTTGAGGAATATCCGGAAGAATTGACATCAATCTTTAAGGATTTTACGTTTTATCATAATACAAACGGCGGAGCAACTCGAACAAAATACGCAATTCCTTATATTCTGACCGGAAAAACAAATGATACAGGCGGAACTTATGCTGAATATTTAAAAGAAAGCTTTCAGGAATCCCCATTATTCAAAGAACTGCGGACAGGAAAATACAACACAGGCTTCTTTACAGAATATGGATATGTGGATCGGACTCAGACGGATGCTATTGAAAATCTATCATCCGGGGGAATGCATACCACATCAGAATGGGGTCTTTCTCAGAGTGTTCTGAAAATGACTGCATTTAAATATATGCCGCATATATTAAAGCCATTTTTCTGGATGTACAGTTTTGAATTGGCACAATGGCGCGGAGGCAGTTCTGAGGCAACAGCATATAAAATAGATGATATACAGTTTTATCAACAACTTCGGGAAAAAAAGCTTGCTTTTGTGAGTGGAAAACCGGCGTTTCGTTTTATTCATCTGCGTGGTGCACATGGGCCATTTACAATGGATGAAAACATGAATTCCATTCCTCATGAACAAGGAACAGAGAAACAACAGGCGTTAGGGTCGCTTCGTATTGTGTCTGAATATATAGAACAATTAAAGGACCAGGGTGTCTATGACAATACTAATATCATTATTCTGGCGGATCATGGCGATAAGGGATATGTAAAGCCCAATTATGAGCAAAACCCTTTGCTAATGATAAAAATGATGCATGAGAACAAGGATTTTTCTGTTTCGGATTTAAGTCTGAGCTATCTGAATATATCTGGAATGATAGCAGAGCTACTGCGAAACGGTTTTATCAGGATAGAAGATTATGAGGTGGAGGGTGCACGATATTTTTATGTTGGGGCAGAGAGTAATAATTCTTATCACCTGATTGAATATGCATCACATGGAAAAGCATATGATGCCAGCAGTTATTATGCTACGGGGCATGATTATGAATATCAGAATAATGATATAACCTATAATCTTGGAACAATTCTTTACTTTGGAGAAGCAGGCGGTTCAACTGCTAAAAGGTATTTTGTCAAAGGCTTTTCATATCCGGAATCGTCTTATGTCTGGACGAGTGATAATGAGGTCAAATTGCAGTTTGATCTGGGGCTTGTGGAAAAGGATCTGGCGTTGTCTTTCGATTATGTGGCTGTATCGAAAAAGCCGCAGAGAGTATATATTTATGCTGGAGATCAGTTGATTGCGAGCTATATAGCTCAAAAGGCAGAAAAAAAGGATTTTATTATTCCCAAAGAGTCTGTAAAAGAGGGAATTCTGAATATTACATTCAAACTGCCGGATGCACTTAGTTCTCTGAAAGCAGGAACCGGTATTGATGGACGTATAACATGTCTTGCGCTAAAAAGTATCCTAATAGATGTGAGCGATTATCCTTTTGAAGAGGATAAACAATTATGTATTAAAAACTATTCGCTTGGAGAAGAGATAACTTTTGGTTCAGATGGAAATATGGGAGAATATGCAATCAGTGGTATCAGCAATGATCATTGGACAAACAGCAAGAATGTGACGATGAAGCTGTATGATGTTCATGCAGATTCCGATCTTGAATTTGTCTTCTCTTATCGATATATTAATAGTGGGGAGCAACATGTTACGGTTTTTGCCAATAAAGAACAGATTGCTGATTATGTCGCAACTGAACCGGAAGAAAAAATTCTGATTATTCCCAAATCTATCATTTCTAATGATGTGATCTCTATTGAGATTAATTTTCCGGACGCAACACCAGGAAGTAAGGATAAACGAGAACGTGCGCTGTGGATAAAACGAGTAGTGATACGAGAAGCCGAGTTGCTACAATAG
- a CDS encoding NTP transferase domain-containing protein — protein MSALYDEPFVNQRILAETSGHSLGVVNRSLRSLMAYGYLNEEAQLTEKAEEMFKACAPRNAIILAAGFGMRMVPINLSTPKAFLEVNGEKLIERTIRQLKEVGVQDITVVVGFMKDSFEYLIDEYGVELVYNPDFASANNIRSLGLVLDRLSNTYIIPCDIWCDRNPFRKNELYSWYMVSDLIDNESTVRVNRKTELVTVPEDEPGNGMIGISYLLDEDAAVVCARIEEMISEGKHDEFFWEAALYEKDRMFIRARVVHGPDAVEINTYEQLRELDSHSNQLKSDAIRTIAQTLNCGEQDIKEITVLKKGMTNRSFLFTVSGAKYIMRIPGEGTDQLINRKQEAEVFRTISGLGLCDDPVYINPENGYKITRYLEGIRACDSESIPDLNRCMEKLRQFHEMKLTVPHSFDIFGQIEFYESLWEGNPSVYRDYAKTKENALSLRLYIDQQEKDWCLTHIDAVPDNFLFYTPEGSEEEQLQLTDWEYSGMQDPHVDIAMFCIYSLYDKQQCDRLIDIYFNQNCPDATRAKIYCYIAVCGLLWSNWCEYKRKLGVEFGEYSLRQYRYAKDFYRYAKELIEQMGGKP, from the coding sequence TTGTCCGCTTTATATGATGAACCGTTTGTGAACCAGAGAATTCTTGCTGAAACATCTGGGCACAGCCTGGGTGTCGTGAACCGGTCGCTTCGCAGCCTGATGGCATATGGATACCTGAATGAGGAGGCACAGCTGACAGAGAAGGCGGAAGAAATGTTTAAGGCCTGTGCTCCACGCAATGCCATTATTCTTGCTGCCGGTTTTGGTATGAGGATGGTACCCATTAATCTTTCAACGCCCAAGGCCTTTCTGGAAGTGAACGGGGAAAAACTGATTGAGAGAACAATCAGACAGCTGAAGGAAGTGGGAGTGCAGGACATTACCGTAGTTGTGGGATTCATGAAGGATTCTTTTGAATACCTGATTGATGAATATGGTGTTGAGCTTGTGTATAATCCGGACTTTGCATCAGCCAATAATATCCGATCCCTTGGCCTTGTGCTTGACCGGCTTTCCAATACCTATATCATTCCCTGCGACATCTGGTGCGACAGAAATCCCTTCCGGAAAAATGAACTGTATTCGTGGTATATGGTCAGCGATCTCATTGATAATGAAAGCACAGTCAGAGTTAACCGGAAGACTGAACTCGTTACTGTACCGGAAGATGAGCCGGGAAACGGTATGATCGGAATTTCCTATCTGCTGGATGAGGATGCAGCTGTGGTATGTGCCCGAATTGAGGAGATGATCTCAGAAGGAAAACATGATGAATTTTTCTGGGAAGCAGCATTGTATGAAAAAGACCGGATGTTCATCCGGGCACGGGTTGTTCACGGGCCTGACGCGGTTGAGATTAACACGTATGAGCAGCTTCGGGAACTGGATTCCCATTCCAATCAGCTGAAATCTGACGCGATCAGGACGATTGCTCAGACATTGAACTGCGGGGAACAGGACATCAAAGAGATTACAGTACTGAAAAAGGGAATGACAAACCGCTCTTTCCTGTTTACAGTGTCCGGCGCAAAGTATATTATGCGTATTCCCGGGGAAGGAACGGATCAGCTGATCAACAGGAAACAGGAGGCGGAGGTTTTCAGAACGATCAGCGGACTGGGCCTGTGCGACGATCCTGTGTATATCAATCCGGAAAACGGATACAAGATTACTAGGTATCTGGAGGGAATCCGGGCGTGTGACAGTGAGAGCATACCTGATCTCAACAGGTGCATGGAGAAACTGCGTCAGTTCCATGAGATGAAGCTGACAGTTCCGCACAGTTTTGATATTTTCGGCCAGATTGAGTTCTATGAAAGCCTGTGGGAAGGAAATCCATCCGTTTACAGGGATTATGCGAAAACCAAGGAAAATGCTTTATCCCTTCGGTTGTATATCGATCAGCAGGAGAAGGACTGGTGTCTTACCCATATCGACGCTGTACCGGATAATTTCCTGTTCTATACACCGGAAGGCTCAGAGGAGGAGCAGCTGCAGTTGACCGACTGGGAGTATTCCGGTATGCAGGATCCGCACGTGGACATTGCAATGTTCTGTATATACAGTCTTTATGACAAACAGCAATGCGACCGGCTGATTGATATCTACTTCAATCAAAACTGTCCGGATGCAACCAGGGCGAAGATCTACTGCTATATCGCTGTATGTGGACTTCTGTGGTCGAACTGGTGCGAGTACAAGCGCAAGCTGGGGGTGGAATTCGGAGAATATTCGCTTCGCCAGTACCGGTATGCCAAAGACTTTTACAGATATGCAAAGGAACTGATTGAACAAATGGGCGGAAAACCATAA
- a CDS encoding ABC transporter permease — protein MNLLTFLRVLPARWRLIWPLAKNDFQSRYASSQLGIFWAFFRPILMSAVYIFVFSVIGRAGPVGGMYPYALWMLPGLLVWFVFSDSLSAGTNTLTEYSYLVKNIKFSISILPDVKVAANFISHTIFIFLMMVLYVIWGLPIKIFMIQLPYYYFAAFCFILAVTRIISAIQPFFKDLSVAMELILMVGIWTCPIMWDIGILGPEYWIFFKANPLYYLVAGYRECFMGDLWFWNHPVQMAGFWILTLALDLGGRKLFRRLSFHFADVM, from the coding sequence ATGAATTTACTGACTTTTCTTCGCGTGCTTCCTGCCCGGTGGCGGCTGATCTGGCCGCTGGCTAAAAATGATTTTCAAAGCCGGTATGCCAGCTCCCAGTTGGGGATTTTCTGGGCATTTTTCCGTCCGATACTGATGTCGGCGGTCTATATTTTTGTATTTTCTGTGATAGGCCGGGCCGGTCCGGTGGGGGGGATGTATCCTTACGCGCTGTGGATGCTGCCGGGACTGCTGGTATGGTTTGTTTTCTCTGACAGCCTGTCTGCCGGTACAAATACGCTGACGGAATATTCGTATCTGGTGAAGAATATAAAGTTCAGTATTTCCATACTGCCGGATGTGAAAGTTGCTGCCAATTTTATTTCGCACACCATCTTCATTTTCCTGATGATGGTACTGTACGTGATATGGGGGCTGCCGATCAAGATCTTCATGATCCAGCTGCCGTATTATTATTTTGCAGCTTTCTGTTTTATCCTGGCAGTAACCCGGATTATCAGCGCAATCCAGCCTTTCTTCAAAGACCTGTCTGTTGCGATGGAGCTGATTCTGATGGTCGGAATCTGGACTTGTCCGATCATGTGGGATATTGGGATTTTAGGACCAGAATACTGGATCTTTTTTAAAGCAAATCCGCTGTATTACCTTGTAGCAGGGTATCGGGAATGCTTCATGGGAGATTTATGGTTCTGGAATCATCCGGTACAAATGGCGGGGTTCTGGATCCTGACATTAGCGCTGGATCTGGGCGGGCGGAAACTGTTCCGACGTCTGAGTTTCCACTTCGCGGATGTCATGTGA
- a CDS encoding ABC transporter ATP-binding protein: MEQNVAIEISHISKNYHTYAKEFDRFREAVSLTRKSYHKNFTALKDVNLTVYKGECVGIIGTNGSGKSTLLKIITGVLNPSGGEVHLEGHVSSLLELGAGFNPNYTGMENIYLNGRIMGFTEEEMEKRVPLIEEFAGIGDFIRQPVKNYSSGMFARLAFAVAINVDPDILIVDEALSVGDIFFQTKCYHKFDEFRKAGKTILFVSHDLSSIIKYCDRCMLLNRGEQVAVGNCKDVVDLYRKLMVENYQEERKLSQTVAGNADSDVPEAGTVEKWPRDKIWKTSMTQNPGVQEYGDKRAEILDYGLMNERGEITSMITKGETFTVLYRFRLNEQIENPIFAFTIRDMKGSELCGTNTMYEDQTIEKAQAGLTGVVRFTQRMTLQGGQYMLALGLTGFIDGELHAYHRLYDVCDVEVLSDRNTVGIFDMESKIEYDDVMVIREEK, encoded by the coding sequence GTGGAGCAGAACGTTGCCATTGAAATCAGTCATATTTCGAAAAACTATCATACGTATGCAAAAGAATTTGACCGCTTCCGGGAAGCAGTTTCCCTGACGCGAAAAAGTTATCATAAGAATTTTACGGCGCTGAAGGATGTCAACCTGACCGTATATAAAGGGGAATGCGTCGGTATCATCGGAACGAATGGCAGCGGCAAAAGTACACTGCTGAAGATTATTACCGGTGTGCTGAATCCCAGCGGGGGAGAAGTACACCTTGAAGGTCATGTCAGTTCCCTGCTGGAACTGGGGGCCGGATTTAACCCCAATTATACCGGCATGGAGAACATTTATCTGAACGGCCGGATTATGGGGTTTACGGAAGAGGAAATGGAAAAACGGGTCCCGTTGATTGAAGAATTTGCGGGGATCGGCGATTTTATCCGGCAGCCGGTGAAAAATTACTCCAGCGGTATGTTTGCCCGGCTGGCTTTTGCTGTTGCGATTAACGTGGATCCGGATATCCTGATCGTGGATGAAGCGTTAAGTGTGGGCGACATCTTCTTCCAGACCAAGTGTTATCATAAGTTTGATGAATTCCGGAAGGCAGGAAAGACGATCCTGTTTGTTTCCCATGACCTGAGCAGTATTATCAAATACTGTGACCGCTGTATGCTGCTGAACCGGGGAGAGCAGGTCGCCGTAGGTAACTGCAAAGACGTGGTGGATCTGTACCGTAAACTGATGGTGGAGAACTATCAGGAGGAACGGAAGCTGAGCCAGACGGTAGCCGGAAACGCGGATTCAGATGTCCCGGAGGCCGGGACTGTTGAAAAATGGCCGCGGGATAAAATCTGGAAAACCAGCATGACACAGAATCCGGGAGTGCAGGAATACGGAGACAAGCGAGCGGAAATCCTGGACTATGGCCTGATGAATGAGCGTGGTGAGATCACCAGCATGATCACCAAAGGAGAAACATTTACGGTGCTGTACCGGTTCAGGCTCAATGAGCAGATTGAGAATCCGATTTTCGCCTTTACAATCCGGGATATGAAGGGTTCGGAGCTTTGCGGTACGAACACGATGTATGAGGACCAGACGATCGAAAAAGCCCAGGCCGGACTGACGGGTGTGGTACGGTTTACGCAGAGAATGACGCTGCAGGGCGGACAATATATGCTGGCGCTGGGCCTGACAGGGTTTATTGACGGAGAACTGCATGCATATCACAGACTCTATGACGTATGCGATGTAGAAGTCTTGTCTGATCGCAATACGGTTGGAATTTTTGATATGGAATCAAAAATTGAATACGACGATGTAATGGTTATCAGGGAAGAAAAATAA